The following are encoded in a window of Podospora pseudoanserina strain CBS 124.78 chromosome 6, whole genome shotgun sequence genomic DNA:
- a CDS encoding hypothetical protein (COG:B; EggNog:ENOG503Q0N0) produces MVACDGAECPREWFHLECVGLKHEPKGSGKLISSFNLHADYLGKRRASHNKQRNGSVVNARRGWRICRLLYRRIYLVGSTFETIIYITTGLKEKRPKQWKLPPIMYSAYQLSDVDTSILISESGRYR; encoded by the coding sequence AGTGTCCAAGGGAGTGGTTTCACCTGGAATGCGTGGGTTTAAAACACGAGCCTAAGGGATCCGGTAAGTTGATTTCTAGTTTTAATCTCCATGCTGACTATCTGGGTAAGAGAAGGGCTAGCCATAACAAACAGCGAAATGGTAGTGTGGTGAATgcaaggagaggatggcggaTATGTAGACTTTTATACCGTCGAATATACCTAGTTGGCTCTACATTCGAAACCATCATATATATCACAACAGGTCTGAAAGAAAAGCGCCCGAAGCAGTGGAAGCTGCCTCCCATAATGTACTCTGCTTATCAATTGTCAGACGTTGATACATCGATTCTCATCTCGGAGTCAGGTCGATACCGATAG